One window of the Gambusia affinis linkage group LG13, SWU_Gaff_1.0, whole genome shotgun sequence genome contains the following:
- the rrbp1a gene encoding ribosome-binding protein 1a isoform X2 yields the protein MDIYDPQTLGIMVFGGFMVISAVGIALVSTFSMKETSYEEALAKQRKELGKIQTVRSEKKKKDKVAEKKSRGKKKEEKPNGKIPEQEKVEEAADSEVEAAIEPAAASPAVSAVPAPEPAPVLEVKPSSAPMAAETQPRTAAEPLPVPSPKDKKKKKVAKVEPASTQQAPMVPAAVPVKSSAVSPTTQPPPAVQSKAAASSSAPPSTKSASGSSKSSPASTSATPSTKPASAPVPALAKSTNAQAKASTPTSNKSAPAPSKSATAPVKSAAAPSKAAPVLEVVTKDVPVMAVPPVGSQQAPPPAKAQEPKKKASKKKSELAVAAAVVDCADAPLYLPYKSLVSTISSMVFSEGEAHRLIEILSEKVGIIQDTWHTATQKGDPVAMLKKQLEEREKQLAAEQEDASAAKNRLRELTKELSAEKSKVASVETRLSSQLSKREQEMIALQARMQASYQDHVAQTQRLNAKIVSLQDQLEKGPNAQLARLQQENSILRDALNQATSQAESKQNAELAKLRQECAKLTKELGEKTESLLADEHVRKGLESKLSASEKQLSLLQASRAESEQALQKRLEEVSEELRTTQSRNSSLQATLEQSQQDSGAVSEYQVRIERLEAEAKERSAQVETLTAQLGETQAEKSQLTQQVASINSLLEASQSKQEEDGKQQVKPAELEHLKLSLQEKDSQLSSLHEELKQLQLKQEAAENTITELEQKNKSEDAGLISSLQEELKNLKEEMVQVENAKSDSTAKLAQLQNSLSEKDSLVASLQEELREAKAATDANGVAELAALQNEAKEALQSLFPQIPMEAEQPNWLKAFTQKAQEALSQQSNESHSSTASPELLEKLKESEENYSSLQAECDQYRTVLAETEGMLKHLQKSVEEEELVWKSKMANSEEQLKEALQKVSKLEAENQSVEQLKEQVMLLEAQLEKQSDNLMTSEEVEQLKLQLSDCQNQLDLARKDVRAHKEELQQVRVQLGEITKRTQGEQNGPAEAKPSQVQNELSQTTEKLRGEETQRQQLLEEFEQAQKTVGELQAQLDLLKVSADAPQSDIEDVAQLKERLEKEKKLSKDLGQAATKLQQLLKATQEQLTKERETVRTLQEHLEVKGEFVELKEGTSV from the exons ATGGATATCTACGACCCCCAGACTCTTGGGATTATGGTATTTGGTGGTTTCATGGTAATCTCTGCCGTAGGGATTGCCCTTGTTTCCACCTTCTCCATGAAGGAAACCTCTTATGAGGAGGCCCTCGCTAAACAACGCAAGGAGTTGGGTAAAATACAGACAGTTCGCtcggagaaaaagaaaaaggataaagtagcagagaagaagagccgtgggaagaaaaaggaggaaaagccAAATGGAAAAATCCCGGAACAGGAGAAAGTTGAAGAAGCTGCTGACTCTGAAGTTGAAGCAGCCATTGagcctgctgctgcttctccagctGTATCTGCTGTTCCTGCCCCTGAGCCTGCTCCAGTCCTCGAAGTTAAACCATCTTCTGCCCCAATGGCTGCGGAGACACAACCCCGAACTGCTGCTGAGCCGTTGCCTGTGCCCTCGCCTaaggacaaaaagaagaagaaggtggcAAAGGTTGAGCCAGCCTCAACTCAGCAAGCCCCGATGGTGCCTGCTGCAGTGCCAGTAAAGTCCTCAGCAGTGTCTCCTACAACCCAGCCTCCCCCAGCTGTGCAGAGCAAAGCAGCCGCCTCGTCCTCTGCACCACCTTCAACCAAGTCTGCTTCTGGATCTTCAAAATCCTCTCCTGCATCCACTTCGGCTACTCCGTCAACCAAACCAGCCTCTGCTCCTGTCCCTGCATTGGCTAAATCCACCAATGCCCAGGCTAAAGCTTCGACCCCCACATCAAACAAGTCTGCCCCGGCACCAAGCAAGTCCGCTACAGCCCCAGTCAAGTCGGCAGCAGCTCCATCCAAGGCCGCCCCAGTGCTGGAGGTGGTCACCAAAGATGTCCCAGTAATGGCTGTGCCTCCAGTGGGCTCTCAGCAGGCTCCTCCTCCAGCTAAAGCACAAGAACCCAAAAAGAAAGCTTCCAAGAAGAAGTCTGAGCTTG CTGTAGCGGCGGCGGTGGTCGACTGTGCTGATGCTCCGCTCTACCTGCCCTATAAATCTCTAGTTTCCACCATTAGCAGCATGGTGTTCAGTGAGGGGGAGGCGCACAGGCTCATCGAGATCCTCTCTGAGAAAGTCGGGATCATCCAGGATACCTGGCACACG GCCACTCAGAAGGGAGATCCGGTCGCCATGCTGAagaagcagctggaggagagagagaaacagctgGCAGCAGAGCAGGAGGATGCTTCTGCAGCCAAGAATCGTCTTCGAGAACTGACCAAG GAGCTGTCAGCCGAGAAATCCAAGGTGGCCAGCGTGGAGACACGGCTCAGCTCTCAGCTGAGTAAGAGGGAGCAAGAAATGATAGCTCTGCAAGCACGCATGCAGGCCAGTTACCAGGACCATGTAGCCCAGACCCAGAGGCTCAATGCAAAG ATCGTGAGCCTGCAGGACCAGCTGGAAAAAGGTCCTAATGCCCAACTTGCTCGTCTGCAGCAGGAAAATTCAATCCTTCGTGATGCTCTAAACCAGGCAACTAGTCAAGCTGAGAGCAA ACAAAATGCAGAGCTGGCCAAGCTGCGTCAGGAATGTGCAAAGCTAACCAAAGAGCTCGGAGAGAAGACGGAAAGTCTCCTTGCTGATGAGCACGTCAGGAAAGGGCTGGAGTCCAAGCTCTCTGCCTCAGAGAAGCAGCTCTCACTGCTGCAG GCGAGCCGTGCAGAAAGTGAGCAGGCGTTGCAGAAGCGACTTGAGGAGGTGAGCGAGGAGCTCAGGACGACgcagagcagaaacagcagcCTGCAGGCCACTCTGGAGCAGAGCCAGCAGGACAGCGGCGCAGTGTCAG AGTACCAAGTGCGCATAGAGAGGTTGGAGGCAGAGGCCAAGGAGCGTTCTGCTCAGGTGGAGACCCTCACTGCCCAGCTCGGGGAGACGCAGGCGGAGAAGAGCCAGCTCACACAGCAGGTGGCCTCCATCAACTCGCTGCTGGAGGCTAGTCAGAGCAAACAGGAGGAGGACGGCAAGCAG CAGGTGAAGCCAGCAGAACTGGAACATCTAAAGCTCAG CCTTCAAGAAAAGGACAGCCAGCTGAGTTCACTTCATGAAGAACTGAAGCAGCTGCAATtaaagcaggaagcagca GAGAACACTATTACTGAACttgagcaaaaaaataagag TGAGGATGCCGGCCTCATCAGCTCACTTCAGGAAGAACTCAAAAACCTCAAAGAAGAGATGGTGCAAGTTGAAAACGCAAAA tCGGACAGTACAGCAAAGCTCGCACAACTGCAGAACAG tcTGTCTGAGAAGGATTCCCTTGTTGCATCACTGCAAGAGGAGTTGAGGGAAGCAAAAGCTGCCACAGATGCT AATGGTGTTGCTGAACTAGCAGCTCTTCAGAACGAAGCCAAAGAAGCTCTTCAGTCGCTCTTCCCACAAATACCAATGGAGGCAGAGCAG cCCAACTGGTTAAAAGCATTTACACAGAAAGCTCAGGAGGCCCTTAGCCAGCAGAGTAATGAGTCTCATTCAAGCACAGCATCGCCA GAGTTGCTGGAGAAACTGAAGGAATCAGAGGAGAACTACAGTTCCCTTCAGGCTGAATGTGACCAGTACAGGACGGTCCTGGCTGAAACT GAAGGAATGCTGAAACATCTGCAGAAAAGcgtggaagaggaggagctggtTTGGAAGTCAAAGATGGCAAACTCAGAAGAACAGCTGAAGGAG GCTTTGCAGAAAGTCAGCAAGCTGGAAGCAGAGAACCAAAGTGTAGAACAG TTGAAGGAACAAGTGATGCTCCTGGAAGCTCAGCTTGAAAAGCAATCAGATAACCTAATGACCTCAGAGGAAGTGGAGCAG CTGAAACTGCAGCTGTCAGATTGCCAAAACCAGTTGGACTTGGCCCGGAAGGATGTCCGGGCACACAAGGAGGAGCTCCAACAG GTCAGAGTACAGCTGGGCGAGATCACGAAGCGGACTCAGGGAGAGCAGAACGGCCCGGCTGAGGCCAAACCCAGTCAG GTTCAGAATGAGTTGAGTCAGACGACAGAGAAGCTGCGCGGAGAAGAGACTCAGAGGCAGCAGCTCTTGGAGGAATTCGAGCAG GCCCAGAAGACGGTGGGGGAACTCCAGGCCCAACTGgatcttttaaaagtttctgcagACGCGCCACAATCTGACATAGAAGACGTAGCTCAGCTCAAG GAGCGCCttgagaaggagaagaagctgTCCAAAGACCTTGGCCAAGCAGCCACTAAGCTCCAGCAGCTTCTTAAAGCTACTCAGGAGCAGCTgaccaaagagagagagactgtgAGAACACTACAGGAACACCTGGAGGTCAAG gggGAATTTGTGGAACTGAAGGAAGGAACATCCGTCTGA
- the rrbp1a gene encoding ribosome-binding protein 1a isoform X5 encodes MDIYDPQTLGIMVFGGFMVISAVGIALVSTFSMKETSYEEALAKQRKELGKIQTVRSEKKKKDKVAEKKSRGKKKEEKPNGKIPEQEKVEEAADSEVEAAIEPAAASPAVSAVPAPEPAPVLEVKPSSAPMAAETQPRTAAEPLPVPSPKDKKKKKVAKVEPASTQQAPMVPAAVPVKSSAVSPTTQPPPAVQSKAAASSSAPPSTKSASGSSKSSPASTSATPSTKPASAPVPALAKSTNAQAKASTPTSNKSAPAPSKSATAPVKSAAAPSKAAPVLEVVTKDVPVMAVPPVGSQQAPPPAKAQEPKKKASKKKSELAVAAAVVDCADAPLYLPYKSLVSTISSMVFSEGEAHRLIEILSEKVGIIQDTWHTATQKGDPVAMLKKQLEEREKQLAAEQEDASAAKNRLRELTKELSAEKSKVASVETRLSSQLSKREQEMIALQARMQASYQDHVAQTQRLNAKIVSLQDQLEKGPNAQLARLQQENSILRDALNQATSQAESKQNAELAKLRQECAKLTKELGEKTESLLADEHVRKGLESKLSASEKQLSLLQASRAESEQALQKRLEEVSEELRTTQSRNSSLQATLEQSQQDSGAVSEYQVRIERLEAEAKERSAQVETLTAQLGETQAEKSQLTQQVASINSLLEASQSKQEEDGKQQVKPAELEHLKLSLQEKDSQLSSLHEELKQLQLKQEAAENTITELEQKNKSEDAGLISSLQEELKNLKEEMVQVENAKSDSTAKLAQLQNSLSEKDSLVASLQEELREAKAATDANGVAELAALQNEAKEALQSLFPQIPMEAEQPNWLKAFTQKAQEALSQQSNESHSSTASPELLEKLKESEENYSSLQAECDQYRTVLAETEGMLKHLQKSVEEEELVWKSKMANSEEQLKEALQKVSKLEAENQSVEQLKEQVMLLEAQLEKQSDNLMTSEEVEQLKLQLSDCQNQLDLARKDVRAHKEELQQVQNELSQTTEKLRGEETQRQQLLEEFEQAQKTVGELQAQLDLLKVSADAPQSDIEDVAQLKERLEKEKKLSKDLGQAATKLQQLLKATQEQLTKERETVRTLQEHLEVKGEFVELKEGTSV; translated from the exons ATGGATATCTACGACCCCCAGACTCTTGGGATTATGGTATTTGGTGGTTTCATGGTAATCTCTGCCGTAGGGATTGCCCTTGTTTCCACCTTCTCCATGAAGGAAACCTCTTATGAGGAGGCCCTCGCTAAACAACGCAAGGAGTTGGGTAAAATACAGACAGTTCGCtcggagaaaaagaaaaaggataaagtagcagagaagaagagccgtgggaagaaaaaggaggaaaagccAAATGGAAAAATCCCGGAACAGGAGAAAGTTGAAGAAGCTGCTGACTCTGAAGTTGAAGCAGCCATTGagcctgctgctgcttctccagctGTATCTGCTGTTCCTGCCCCTGAGCCTGCTCCAGTCCTCGAAGTTAAACCATCTTCTGCCCCAATGGCTGCGGAGACACAACCCCGAACTGCTGCTGAGCCGTTGCCTGTGCCCTCGCCTaaggacaaaaagaagaagaaggtggcAAAGGTTGAGCCAGCCTCAACTCAGCAAGCCCCGATGGTGCCTGCTGCAGTGCCAGTAAAGTCCTCAGCAGTGTCTCCTACAACCCAGCCTCCCCCAGCTGTGCAGAGCAAAGCAGCCGCCTCGTCCTCTGCACCACCTTCAACCAAGTCTGCTTCTGGATCTTCAAAATCCTCTCCTGCATCCACTTCGGCTACTCCGTCAACCAAACCAGCCTCTGCTCCTGTCCCTGCATTGGCTAAATCCACCAATGCCCAGGCTAAAGCTTCGACCCCCACATCAAACAAGTCTGCCCCGGCACCAAGCAAGTCCGCTACAGCCCCAGTCAAGTCGGCAGCAGCTCCATCCAAGGCCGCCCCAGTGCTGGAGGTGGTCACCAAAGATGTCCCAGTAATGGCTGTGCCTCCAGTGGGCTCTCAGCAGGCTCCTCCTCCAGCTAAAGCACAAGAACCCAAAAAGAAAGCTTCCAAGAAGAAGTCTGAGCTTG CTGTAGCGGCGGCGGTGGTCGACTGTGCTGATGCTCCGCTCTACCTGCCCTATAAATCTCTAGTTTCCACCATTAGCAGCATGGTGTTCAGTGAGGGGGAGGCGCACAGGCTCATCGAGATCCTCTCTGAGAAAGTCGGGATCATCCAGGATACCTGGCACACG GCCACTCAGAAGGGAGATCCGGTCGCCATGCTGAagaagcagctggaggagagagagaaacagctgGCAGCAGAGCAGGAGGATGCTTCTGCAGCCAAGAATCGTCTTCGAGAACTGACCAAG GAGCTGTCAGCCGAGAAATCCAAGGTGGCCAGCGTGGAGACACGGCTCAGCTCTCAGCTGAGTAAGAGGGAGCAAGAAATGATAGCTCTGCAAGCACGCATGCAGGCCAGTTACCAGGACCATGTAGCCCAGACCCAGAGGCTCAATGCAAAG ATCGTGAGCCTGCAGGACCAGCTGGAAAAAGGTCCTAATGCCCAACTTGCTCGTCTGCAGCAGGAAAATTCAATCCTTCGTGATGCTCTAAACCAGGCAACTAGTCAAGCTGAGAGCAA ACAAAATGCAGAGCTGGCCAAGCTGCGTCAGGAATGTGCAAAGCTAACCAAAGAGCTCGGAGAGAAGACGGAAAGTCTCCTTGCTGATGAGCACGTCAGGAAAGGGCTGGAGTCCAAGCTCTCTGCCTCAGAGAAGCAGCTCTCACTGCTGCAG GCGAGCCGTGCAGAAAGTGAGCAGGCGTTGCAGAAGCGACTTGAGGAGGTGAGCGAGGAGCTCAGGACGACgcagagcagaaacagcagcCTGCAGGCCACTCTGGAGCAGAGCCAGCAGGACAGCGGCGCAGTGTCAG AGTACCAAGTGCGCATAGAGAGGTTGGAGGCAGAGGCCAAGGAGCGTTCTGCTCAGGTGGAGACCCTCACTGCCCAGCTCGGGGAGACGCAGGCGGAGAAGAGCCAGCTCACACAGCAGGTGGCCTCCATCAACTCGCTGCTGGAGGCTAGTCAGAGCAAACAGGAGGAGGACGGCAAGCAG CAGGTGAAGCCAGCAGAACTGGAACATCTAAAGCTCAG CCTTCAAGAAAAGGACAGCCAGCTGAGTTCACTTCATGAAGAACTGAAGCAGCTGCAATtaaagcaggaagcagca GAGAACACTATTACTGAACttgagcaaaaaaataagag TGAGGATGCCGGCCTCATCAGCTCACTTCAGGAAGAACTCAAAAACCTCAAAGAAGAGATGGTGCAAGTTGAAAACGCAAAA tCGGACAGTACAGCAAAGCTCGCACAACTGCAGAACAG tcTGTCTGAGAAGGATTCCCTTGTTGCATCACTGCAAGAGGAGTTGAGGGAAGCAAAAGCTGCCACAGATGCT AATGGTGTTGCTGAACTAGCAGCTCTTCAGAACGAAGCCAAAGAAGCTCTTCAGTCGCTCTTCCCACAAATACCAATGGAGGCAGAGCAG cCCAACTGGTTAAAAGCATTTACACAGAAAGCTCAGGAGGCCCTTAGCCAGCAGAGTAATGAGTCTCATTCAAGCACAGCATCGCCA GAGTTGCTGGAGAAACTGAAGGAATCAGAGGAGAACTACAGTTCCCTTCAGGCTGAATGTGACCAGTACAGGACGGTCCTGGCTGAAACT GAAGGAATGCTGAAACATCTGCAGAAAAGcgtggaagaggaggagctggtTTGGAAGTCAAAGATGGCAAACTCAGAAGAACAGCTGAAGGAG GCTTTGCAGAAAGTCAGCAAGCTGGAAGCAGAGAACCAAAGTGTAGAACAG TTGAAGGAACAAGTGATGCTCCTGGAAGCTCAGCTTGAAAAGCAATCAGATAACCTAATGACCTCAGAGGAAGTGGAGCAG CTGAAACTGCAGCTGTCAGATTGCCAAAACCAGTTGGACTTGGCCCGGAAGGATGTCCGGGCACACAAGGAGGAGCTCCAACAG GTTCAGAATGAGTTGAGTCAGACGACAGAGAAGCTGCGCGGAGAAGAGACTCAGAGGCAGCAGCTCTTGGAGGAATTCGAGCAG GCCCAGAAGACGGTGGGGGAACTCCAGGCCCAACTGgatcttttaaaagtttctgcagACGCGCCACAATCTGACATAGAAGACGTAGCTCAGCTCAAG GAGCGCCttgagaaggagaagaagctgTCCAAAGACCTTGGCCAAGCAGCCACTAAGCTCCAGCAGCTTCTTAAAGCTACTCAGGAGCAGCTgaccaaagagagagagactgtgAGAACACTACAGGAACACCTGGAGGTCAAG gggGAATTTGTGGAACTGAAGGAAGGAACATCCGTCTGA
- the rrbp1a gene encoding ribosome-binding protein 1a isoform X3, translating to MDIYDPQTLGIMVFGGFMVISAVGIALVSTFSMKETSYEEALAKQRKELGKIQTVRSEKKKKDKVAEKKSRGKKKEEKPNGKIPEQEKVEEAADSEVEAAIEPAAASPAVSAVPAPEPAPVLEVKPSSAPMAAETQPRTAAEPLPVPSPKDKKKKKVAKVEPASTQQAPMVPAAVPVKSSAVSPTTQPPPAVQSKAAASSSAPPSTKSASGSSKSSPASTSATPSTKPASAPVPALAKSTNAQAKASTPTSNKSAPAPSKSATAPVKSAAAPSKAAPVLEVVTKDVPVMAVPPVGSQQAPPPAKAQEPKKKASKKKSELAAVAAAVVDCADAPLYLPYKSLVSTISSMVFSEGEAHRLIEILSEKVGIIQDTWHTATQKGDPVAMLKKQLEEREKQLAAEQEDASAAKNRLRELTKELSAEKSKVASVETRLSSQLSKREQEMIALQARMQASYQDHVAQTQRLNAKIVSLQDQLEKGPNAQLARLQQENSILRDALNQATSQAESKQNAELAKLRQECAKLTKELGEKTESLLADEHVRKGLESKLSASEKQLSLLQASRAESEQALQKRLEEVSEELRTTQSRNSSLQATLEQSQQDSGAVSEYQVRIERLEAEAKERSAQVETLTAQLGETQAEKSQLTQQVASINSLLEASQSKQEEDGKQVKPAELEHLKLSLQEKDSQLSSLHEELKQLQLKQEAAENTITELEQKNKSEDAGLISSLQEELKNLKEEMVQVENAKSDSTAKLAQLQNSLSEKDSLVASLQEELREAKAATDANGVAELAALQNEAKEALQSLFPQIPMEAEQPNWLKAFTQKAQEALSQQSNESHSSTASPELLEKLKESEENYSSLQAECDQYRTVLAETEGMLKHLQKSVEEEELVWKSKMANSEEQLKEALQKVSKLEAENQSVEQLKEQVMLLEAQLEKQSDNLMTSEEVEQLKLQLSDCQNQLDLARKDVRAHKEELQQVRVQLGEITKRTQGEQNGPAEAKPSQVQNELSQTTEKLRGEETQRQQLLEEFEQAQKTVGELQAQLDLLKVSADAPQSDIEDVAQLKERLEKEKKLSKDLGQAATKLQQLLKATQEQLTKERETVRTLQEHLEVKGEFVELKEGTSV from the exons ATGGATATCTACGACCCCCAGACTCTTGGGATTATGGTATTTGGTGGTTTCATGGTAATCTCTGCCGTAGGGATTGCCCTTGTTTCCACCTTCTCCATGAAGGAAACCTCTTATGAGGAGGCCCTCGCTAAACAACGCAAGGAGTTGGGTAAAATACAGACAGTTCGCtcggagaaaaagaaaaaggataaagtagcagagaagaagagccgtgggaagaaaaaggaggaaaagccAAATGGAAAAATCCCGGAACAGGAGAAAGTTGAAGAAGCTGCTGACTCTGAAGTTGAAGCAGCCATTGagcctgctgctgcttctccagctGTATCTGCTGTTCCTGCCCCTGAGCCTGCTCCAGTCCTCGAAGTTAAACCATCTTCTGCCCCAATGGCTGCGGAGACACAACCCCGAACTGCTGCTGAGCCGTTGCCTGTGCCCTCGCCTaaggacaaaaagaagaagaaggtggcAAAGGTTGAGCCAGCCTCAACTCAGCAAGCCCCGATGGTGCCTGCTGCAGTGCCAGTAAAGTCCTCAGCAGTGTCTCCTACAACCCAGCCTCCCCCAGCTGTGCAGAGCAAAGCAGCCGCCTCGTCCTCTGCACCACCTTCAACCAAGTCTGCTTCTGGATCTTCAAAATCCTCTCCTGCATCCACTTCGGCTACTCCGTCAACCAAACCAGCCTCTGCTCCTGTCCCTGCATTGGCTAAATCCACCAATGCCCAGGCTAAAGCTTCGACCCCCACATCAAACAAGTCTGCCCCGGCACCAAGCAAGTCCGCTACAGCCCCAGTCAAGTCGGCAGCAGCTCCATCCAAGGCCGCCCCAGTGCTGGAGGTGGTCACCAAAGATGTCCCAGTAATGGCTGTGCCTCCAGTGGGCTCTCAGCAGGCTCCTCCTCCAGCTAAAGCACAAGAACCCAAAAAGAAAGCTTCCAAGAAGAAGTCTGAGCTTG CAGCTGTAGCGGCGGCGGTGGTCGACTGTGCTGATGCTCCGCTCTACCTGCCCTATAAATCTCTAGTTTCCACCATTAGCAGCATGGTGTTCAGTGAGGGGGAGGCGCACAGGCTCATCGAGATCCTCTCTGAGAAAGTCGGGATCATCCAGGATACCTGGCACACG GCCACTCAGAAGGGAGATCCGGTCGCCATGCTGAagaagcagctggaggagagagagaaacagctgGCAGCAGAGCAGGAGGATGCTTCTGCAGCCAAGAATCGTCTTCGAGAACTGACCAAG GAGCTGTCAGCCGAGAAATCCAAGGTGGCCAGCGTGGAGACACGGCTCAGCTCTCAGCTGAGTAAGAGGGAGCAAGAAATGATAGCTCTGCAAGCACGCATGCAGGCCAGTTACCAGGACCATGTAGCCCAGACCCAGAGGCTCAATGCAAAG ATCGTGAGCCTGCAGGACCAGCTGGAAAAAGGTCCTAATGCCCAACTTGCTCGTCTGCAGCAGGAAAATTCAATCCTTCGTGATGCTCTAAACCAGGCAACTAGTCAAGCTGAGAGCAA ACAAAATGCAGAGCTGGCCAAGCTGCGTCAGGAATGTGCAAAGCTAACCAAAGAGCTCGGAGAGAAGACGGAAAGTCTCCTTGCTGATGAGCACGTCAGGAAAGGGCTGGAGTCCAAGCTCTCTGCCTCAGAGAAGCAGCTCTCACTGCTGCAG GCGAGCCGTGCAGAAAGTGAGCAGGCGTTGCAGAAGCGACTTGAGGAGGTGAGCGAGGAGCTCAGGACGACgcagagcagaaacagcagcCTGCAGGCCACTCTGGAGCAGAGCCAGCAGGACAGCGGCGCAGTGTCAG AGTACCAAGTGCGCATAGAGAGGTTGGAGGCAGAGGCCAAGGAGCGTTCTGCTCAGGTGGAGACCCTCACTGCCCAGCTCGGGGAGACGCAGGCGGAGAAGAGCCAGCTCACACAGCAGGTGGCCTCCATCAACTCGCTGCTGGAGGCTAGTCAGAGCAAACAGGAGGAGGACGGCAAGCAG GTGAAGCCAGCAGAACTGGAACATCTAAAGCTCAG CCTTCAAGAAAAGGACAGCCAGCTGAGTTCACTTCATGAAGAACTGAAGCAGCTGCAATtaaagcaggaagcagca GAGAACACTATTACTGAACttgagcaaaaaaataagag TGAGGATGCCGGCCTCATCAGCTCACTTCAGGAAGAACTCAAAAACCTCAAAGAAGAGATGGTGCAAGTTGAAAACGCAAAA tCGGACAGTACAGCAAAGCTCGCACAACTGCAGAACAG tcTGTCTGAGAAGGATTCCCTTGTTGCATCACTGCAAGAGGAGTTGAGGGAAGCAAAAGCTGCCACAGATGCT AATGGTGTTGCTGAACTAGCAGCTCTTCAGAACGAAGCCAAAGAAGCTCTTCAGTCGCTCTTCCCACAAATACCAATGGAGGCAGAGCAG cCCAACTGGTTAAAAGCATTTACACAGAAAGCTCAGGAGGCCCTTAGCCAGCAGAGTAATGAGTCTCATTCAAGCACAGCATCGCCA GAGTTGCTGGAGAAACTGAAGGAATCAGAGGAGAACTACAGTTCCCTTCAGGCTGAATGTGACCAGTACAGGACGGTCCTGGCTGAAACT GAAGGAATGCTGAAACATCTGCAGAAAAGcgtggaagaggaggagctggtTTGGAAGTCAAAGATGGCAAACTCAGAAGAACAGCTGAAGGAG GCTTTGCAGAAAGTCAGCAAGCTGGAAGCAGAGAACCAAAGTGTAGAACAG TTGAAGGAACAAGTGATGCTCCTGGAAGCTCAGCTTGAAAAGCAATCAGATAACCTAATGACCTCAGAGGAAGTGGAGCAG CTGAAACTGCAGCTGTCAGATTGCCAAAACCAGTTGGACTTGGCCCGGAAGGATGTCCGGGCACACAAGGAGGAGCTCCAACAG GTCAGAGTACAGCTGGGCGAGATCACGAAGCGGACTCAGGGAGAGCAGAACGGCCCGGCTGAGGCCAAACCCAGTCAG GTTCAGAATGAGTTGAGTCAGACGACAGAGAAGCTGCGCGGAGAAGAGACTCAGAGGCAGCAGCTCTTGGAGGAATTCGAGCAG GCCCAGAAGACGGTGGGGGAACTCCAGGCCCAACTGgatcttttaaaagtttctgcagACGCGCCACAATCTGACATAGAAGACGTAGCTCAGCTCAAG GAGCGCCttgagaaggagaagaagctgTCCAAAGACCTTGGCCAAGCAGCCACTAAGCTCCAGCAGCTTCTTAAAGCTACTCAGGAGCAGCTgaccaaagagagagagactgtgAGAACACTACAGGAACACCTGGAGGTCAAG gggGAATTTGTGGAACTGAAGGAAGGAACATCCGTCTGA